The region TGATTGACTCATTTAGCGATGGATATAAGGACTTTCTTTACCAAAAAACGAAGAGTTGAAGAGGGAATTCATCACGATGAACCCCATTGCTCAAAACCCACTCCTAGTTCTATGGAAACTAGTTTGGCAAAACAGGTTGGTAGAAATAGAATTAACTATGGTATTCCTTCGGATATTGCACGAATCGGAGAACcgataaaacaaattattttaaatatatatcccaaagaaaataatagggCCTTTGTTGCGGATTGGTTTAAGCGATATAAATGGTTGCAGTATTCGGTCGAGAGAGATGCTGCTTTTTGCTATCCTTGTCAACAATTTTTACCCCATGGAAGCAAACAAAGTTCTTATACTTCCACAGGATTCAGAAACTGGAAAAATGCCAGTGATACAAGAACTGGGTTTCCAAAACATGAGAAATCAATTCCTCATACACAAGCCATGGCGATGTGGCAAGACAAACTACGCAGAATATCTACAGGTAGCAGTGTCGAAACTTTGATAAATCATgaagttttagaaaaaaaccGGTATTACATGAAATCAATTGTTGAAGTTATACAATTTTTAGTTGTCAACGAGTTAGCTTTGCGAGGAAATTatgttttggaggaaaaaaaagaacaaggattatttcagaatttatttgaatacacgTGCATGAAAGATCCGAATTTGAAGGAGGCTTTCAGCCATATACCACAAAATGCGACATATCATTCACCGGAAATTCAAAACCAAATAATTCAAGCAATGGTTCAAGTAGTACAGAACTCCATTGTCAAAGATATCAAGGAATCTGACGTGAATTGGTTCACTCTAATGGAAGATGGAACGAGGGATAAGAATAAtcgtgaaaatattgctatagcAATACGTTACGTTAAGGATggaatcgtcaatgagtcgttgCTGACAGttacaacaactgaacatcttGATGCAGCAACATTTACCGAATTAACTTTAAACACTCTTACGAAAAATGGCATTGATCTCTCCCGTATGCTAAGCCAATGCTATGATGGAGCAAGTGTTATGAGCGGAAAAGTTTCAGGAGTTGCGACTAGAATAGAGAATCAATTGGGCCGAAAAATTCCTTATGTCCACTGTTATAACCACCGCTTACATTTAATAGTTATCAGGACTATCTCTGAAATGACTTTCATCCGTTTATTTTTTGATCAATGCATCATGTTACATGAGTTCTTTCATCATGGAAAAATAGCTGCAATGTATGGTGGAAAAATAATTGGCAGATTACTCGAACAACGTTGGTCAGGACACTTGGCGGTTACAAAAGTTGTAAACGATAATTATTCAGAGATTTTGCTAACtttagataaaatgaaaaatgacagattcaatGGTGACGACGTTGCCAAGAGTGTcggcatcaaaaaaattatgcttaATTTGGAATTCCGAATGGCTATGGTTGTGGCCAAAAAAATACTATCCATGCTTCAGCCTGCAGATGCAAGTTTACAAGCCCGAAGCGCAGGATTGAAAGACGCCCTAATAATCATAAATTGCGTCCAAAATGAAATCACAAAATTGAGAACAGATGAAATGTATCATCAAATTTTGGAAGAAGCTAAATCTATGACAAGCATTGATTCTGAAAATAGGACTCACACCCAAAAAAGGCAAGTCAGAAGATCTAATCGCATGGATGACTACTTGATGTTTGACTCTTCCTGTTCCTCAacgaaacaaaatgaagaagatcaACCATTTAAATCTGAGTATTTCGAAACATT is a window of Harmonia axyridis chromosome 2, icHarAxyr1.1, whole genome shotgun sequence DNA encoding:
- the LOC123673475 gene encoding zinc finger MYM-type protein 1-like, whose protein sequence is MDIRTFFTKKRRVEEGIHHDEPHCSKPTPSSMETSLAKQVGRNRINYGIPSDIARIGEPIKQIILNIYPKENNRAFVADWFKRYKWLQYSVERDAAFCYPCQQFLPHGSKQSSYTSTGFRNWKNASDTRTGFPKHEKSIPHTQAMAMWQDKLRRISTGSSVETLINHEVLEKNRYYMKSIVEVIQFLVVNELALRGNYVLEEKKEQGLFQNLFEYTCMKDPNLKEAFSHIPQNATYHSPEIQNQIIQAMVQVVQNSIVKDIKESDVNWFTLMEDGTRDKNNRENIAIAIRYVKDGIVNESLLTVTTTEHLDAATFTELTLNTLTKNGIDLSRMLSQCYDGASVMSGKVSGVATRIENQLGRKIPYVHCYNHRLHLIVIRTISEMTFIRLFFDQCIMLHEFFHHGKIAAMYGGKIIGRLLEQRWSGHLAVTKVVNDNYSEILLTLDKMKNDRFNGDDVAKSVGIKKIMLNLEFRMAMVVAKKILSMLQPADASLQARSAGLKDALIIINCVQNEITKLRTDEMYHQILEEAKSMTSIDSENRTHTQKRQVRRSNRMDDYLMFDSSCSSTKQNEEDQPFKSEYFETLDILVAELQRRFSDNDDLLNSVASLDELDVNKMEPLKNLGITIPSNEEATVVKAYLSRREDKTEDIVQVLYRQREAFKDTYELFASVATIGCSTAVCESTFSTLTAINRPQRLSMSHERMAGMVFLAFEKRRTQSVDLNEVLRIFNNMTNRRIQLF